tataattttcatcgttaattctattaatataatcattaGTTGATGTATACAATAAATGctctttattttctttattcCACTCATCATTCAATTGGTTCAACATTTCTTCCTTATTATTCCTTTTGTTACACATATCTCTATGTCTATCTAACCATTTATGAAACAAATCTATTTGATTACTTATAGGATCACTATTTGTTGATGTATTTTTTGTATGTTTTGTTCCAAATAgttcattttcttttcttttgaGCAACTCATCATAAATATCAACATTATTATTCCCATTTAACGaatcatttattaaataaattcCAGTATATTGATCActtgaaaaatattttgaatcATCTGTACTATTAGAGCTAATATTTTTTGGAACATTCCAAACAATATTATAACTAAAAACATCGCTATCACTATGTAATTTTCTATCTTGGATAGATGTAATAAAAGGTTTTTCTTCCATACTACTATCCACAGTATTGGGTGGGCTATATGTAGTGTTTCCACTAAGATTTTCATTAGGTAAATCCATATTATCAGTTTGTAACATgttcaaaataaaatcgTGTTTTAATTCATTCCATTCATTATCCGTAAGTTTATTGTTGGGTGTATCAATACTATCctccatattattattaatatgtatattttctGCATCATATGTTTTGTTGCTTGGTTTTAGTACTACCTCGATCAGAGTTTTATATTTTGGAGATTtatatggatatatatcatttatatccAGTTCTTCA
The Plasmodium gaboni strain SY75 chromosome Unknown, whole genome shotgun sequence genome window above contains:
- a CDS encoding putative EMP1-like protein, with the protein product WRSPIRSKRHVDDMIRILEMSQNDYNIPTEKSSNRYIPYGSKYKGKTYIYVEGEEPDDYIGNISSSDITSSSESEYEELDINDIYPYKSPKYKTLIEVVLKPSNKTYDAENIHINNNMEDSIDTPNNKLTDNEWNELKHDFILNMLQTDNMDLPNENLSGNTTYSPPNTVDSSMEEKPFITSIQDRKLHSDSDVFSYNIVWNVPKNISSNSTDDSKYFSSDQYTGIYLINDSLNGNNNVDIYDELLKRKENELFGTKHTKNTSTNSDPISNQIDLFHKWLDRHRDMCNKRNNKEEMLNQLNDEWNKENKEHLLYTSTNDYINRINDENYNMISTNTHDGNDITFLEHLASTNIPPNDLTTQNNGSQTKYLRTNVSINIHFDENKKNNNVLT